Proteins encoded together in one Miscanthus floridulus cultivar M001 chromosome 16, ASM1932011v1, whole genome shotgun sequence window:
- the LOC136511430 gene encoding isovaleryl-CoA dehydrogenase, mitochondrial-like — MQRWLPALLRRAAPAVSGGGGAARLFASSSLLFDDTQVQFKESVRKFAQEAIAPHAAAIDASNHFPREVDLWRLMGDFNLHGLTAPEEYGGMGLGYMYHCIAMEEITRASGAVGLSYSAHSNLCINQLVRYGNPEQKLKYLPKLISGEHIGALAMSEPNSGSDVVSMKCKAEKVDGGYVLNGNKMWCTNGPSAQTLVVYAKTDLAAGSKGITAFIIEKGMPGFSTAQKLDKLGMRGSDTCELVFENCFVPCENVLGEEGKGVYVMMSGLDLERLVLAGGPIGLMQACLDVVLPYVRQREQFGRPIGEFQFIQGKMADMYTSLQSSRSFVYSVARDCDNGKVDRKDCAGVILFAAENATQVALQAIQCLGGNGYINEYPTGRLLRDAKLFEIGAGTSEVRRMIIGRELFKED; from the exons ATGCAGCGGTGGCTCCCGGCGCTCCTCCGCCGCGCGGCGCCCGCGgtctccggcggcggcggggcggcgcGGCTCTTCGCCTCGTCCTCCCTCCTCTTCGACGACACGCAGGTGCAG TTCAAGGAGAGCGTGCGCAAGTTCGCGCAGGAGGCCATCGCGCCGCACGCGGCGGCGATCGACGCGTCCAACCACTTCCCGCGGGAGGTGGACCTGTGGAGGCTCATGGGCGACTTCAACCTCCACGGCCTCACGGCCCCCGAGGAGTACGGCGGGATGGGTCTCGGCTACATGTACCACTGCATCGCCATGGAGGAGATCACCAGGGCCTCCGGCGCCGTCGGCCTCTCCTACAGCGCCCACTCCAACCTCTGCATCAACCAGCTC GTCCGCTACGGCAACCCGGAGCAGAAGCTCAAGTATCTGCCCAAG CTGATCAGTGGGGAGCATATCGGGGCACTGGCGATGAGTGAACCCAACT CTGGCTCTGATGTCGTCAGTATGAAGTGCAAAGCTGAGAAAGTGGACGGTGGCTATGTCCTTAATGGGAATAAGATGTGGTGCACCAATGGGCCGTCTGCTCAGACACTG GTTGTTTATGCAAAAACAGATCTAGCTGCAGGATCAAAAGGAATAACTGCATTCATAATCGAGAAAGGGATGCCCGG GTTTAGTACTGCTCAGAAGTTGGACAAACTTGGCATGAGAGGAAGCGACAC ATGTGAGCTTGTTTTTGAGAACTGCTTTGTGCCATGCGAAAATGTCCTCGGTGAAGAAGGCAAAG GTGTTTATGTCATGATGTCAGGGCTTGATCTGGAAAGGCTTGTATTAGCTGGGGGTCCTATTGGGCTTATGCAGGCATGCCTTGATGTTGTACTTCCATATGTTCGCCAGAGGGAGCAATTTGGCCGTCCAATTGGTGAATTTCAGTTCATACAG GGGAAAATGGCTGATATGTACACCTCATTGCAGTCGTCAAG ATCATTTGTATACTCGGTTGCTAGGGACTGCGATAATGGCAAAGTTGACCGCAAG GATTGTGCAGGAGTAATTCTCTTTGCTGCTGAAAATGCAACCCAAGTTGCACTTCAG GCAATCCAGTGTCTTGGTGGAAATGGGTACATAAATGAGTACCCAACTGGTCGTCTCCTGAGAGATGCAAAATTGTTTGAGATTGGTGCTGGTACTAGTGAGGTAAGAAGAATGATAATTGGCCGTGAGCTCTTCAAAGAGGACtga
- the LOC136511429 gene encoding probable serine/threonine-protein kinase PBL25, which produces MSCFGCFKPKKKMPPRRLESREVTVVKKAPSQNEAPPRESGSVRPSPVTSKHKHKHKPSSETATSIEPPKGSCSVSKTAKAFTFRQLATATKNFRYDCLLGEGGFGRVYKGKLENGQLVAVKQLDLNGYQGNREFLVEVLMLSLLHHPNLVNLVGYCADGDQRLLVYEYMALGSLADHLLDSTPDQVPLSWYLRMKIAHGTAKGLEYLHEKANPPVIYRDLKSPNILLDEKYNPKLSDFGLAKLGPVGGKTHISTRVMGTYGYCAPEYIRTGQLTVKTDVYSFGVFLLELITGRRAVDTSRPANEQILVNWVKPLLRDRKRYNELVDPNLRGEYPEKDLSQAVGVAAMCLQEEASVRPYMSDAVVALGFLAEMPAGYKHKSGPILQMKQVGDPSLTNSGSAKQDKDAYNRQKAVAEAIEWGSLRQKQKAQSPEKKAQSQGATSPPEASRL; this is translated from the exons ATGAGCTGCTTTGGGTGTTTCAAGCCTAAGAAGAAGATGCCTCCCCGGAGGCTGGAATCCAGGGAGGTCACGGTTGTGAAGAAGGCCCCGAGCCAGAATGAAGCGCCTCCCAGGGAATCTG GGTCCGTCAGGCCATCACCAGTCACTTCaaagcacaagcacaagcacaagccatCATCTGAAACAGCAACAAGCATTGAACCTCCTAAAGGAAGTTGTTCTGTTTCCAAAACCGCAAAAGCATTCACATTCCGTCAACTAGCCACGGCTACAAAGAACTTCCGTTACGACTGCCTCCTTGGAGAAGGGGGCTTTGGCAGGGTATACAAGGGCAAGCTTGAAAATGGACAG CTTGTTGCTGTCAAGCAACTAGACCTGAATGGGTATCAAGGCAACAGAGAGTTCCTAGTTGAGGTCCTGATGCTCAGTCTATTGCACCATCCAAACCTAGTCAATTTGGTTGGCTATTGCGCAGATGGAGATCAAAGGCTTCTGGTGTATGAGTACATGGCACTTGGTTCACTTGCAGATCACCTGCTTG ATAGCACTCCTGATCAAGTGCCACTGAGTTGGTATCTCAGGATGAAGATAGCTCATGGAACTGCTAAAGGGCTTGAATACCTCCATGAGAAGGCGAACCCACCTGTCATTTACCGGGATCTCAAGTCCCCCAACATCCTTCTTGATGAGAAGTACAACCCTAAGCTCTCAGATTTTGGGCTCGCAAAGCTTGGTCCAGTCGGGGGAAAGACACACATCTCCACTCGGGTGATGGGAACATATGGGTACTGTGCTCCGGAATACATAAGAACAGGCCAGCTAACTGTCAAGACTGACGTGTACAGTTTTGGAGTTTTCCTACTGGAGTTGATCACAGGAAGAAGAGCGGTGGATACCTCCAGGCCAGCAAATGAACAAATCCTGGTTAACTGG GTCAAGCCATTGCTGAGAGACAGGAAGAGGTACAATGAGCTAGTAGACCCTAATCTTAGAGGTGAGTACCCAGAAAAAGACTTGAGCCAAGCTGTGGGTGTGGCAGCAATGTGCCTACAAGAGGAAGCCTCAGTCCGGCCTTACATGAGTGATGCTGTTGTGGCACTAGGATTCCTCGCAGAAATGCCTGCTGGCTATAAACACAAATCTGGCCCTATACTCCAAATGAAACAAGTTGGAGATCCCTCACTAACTAATAGTGGTAGCGCTAAGCAAGATAAGGATGCATACAATCGTCAAAAGGCTGTAGCTGAGGCCATTGAGTGGGGCTCACTGAGACAGAAACAGAAGGCTCAAAGTCCAGAAAAGAAAGCTCAAAGTCAAGGTGCAACATCCCCTCCAGAAGCCAGCAGATTGTAA